CGGCGTTCTGCCGGACGACCTCGGCCAGGTGCGTGGTGATGACCGAGGAGCGGTCGACGACGGTGGCGCCGGCCATCTCCGCCTGCCGCTGCAGCTCGGCCGGCACCCACTTGGCGGGCAGCCCGAACACCGGCTCGCGGGTGGCCCGGCCGGGCAGCCCGTCCAGCGCGTCGCCGATCGCCAGCACCGTGCCGGGCGGCGAGGTGCCCTTGGCCGCCGGGACGCCGTTGAGCCAGATGACGTACTGCGAGGACGGCAGGTCCAGGTTGTCGCGGGTGCGCACCAGCGGGATGACCAGGCCGGTCTCCATCGCGACCTTCCGGCGCAGCGCCTTGACCCGGTCCAGCAGGTCACCGCCGCGGGCGGTGTCGACCAGGTCGACCAGGTCGTAGGCCACCTCGAGCTCCAGCGGGTCGACCCGCATCTTCTCCGCGATCGCCTCGGGGGAGTCCGGCCGGGGCTCGTCGTCCGCGGCGGCCTGCGGGTCGGTGTCCTCCTCGTCGTCCGTCGTCTCCTGCATGCGTGAGGCGGCGAGCAGGAAGGCCGCCCCGATGAGCAGGAACGGCAGCTTGGGCAGCCCGGGGATCAGGCACAGCGCGAGCGACGCGCCGCCGGTGATCCGCACCGGGGACTTGAACCGGCCGAGCTGGGCCAGCAGGTCGGTGCCCATGTCCCCGTCGGAGGCCGAGCGGGTGACGATGATGCCGGTCGCGGTGGACAGCAGCAGCGCGGGGATCTGGGAGACCAGGCCGTCGCCGACGGTCAGCAGCGAGTAGGTGGAGACCGCGTCACCGGGCGCCATGCCCAGCTGCATGACGCCGATCGCCATGCCACCGATGAGGTTGATCAGTGTGATGATGATGGCCGCGATGGCGTCGCCCTTGACGAACTTCGACGCGCCGTCCATCGAGCCGTAGAAGTCGGCCTCGGCGGTGACCTCGGTGCGCCGCCGGCGGGCCTGCTTCTCGTTGATCAGCCCGGCGTTGAGGTCGGCGTCGATGGCCATCTGCTTGCCGGGCATCGCGTCGAGGGTGAAGCGGGCGCCGACCTCGGCCACGCGGCCGGCACCGTTGGTGATGACGACGAACTGGATGATCGTCAGGATCACGAAGATCACCAGGCCGACGATCAGCGAGCCGCCGATGACGAAGTGCCCGAACGCCTCGATGACCTTGCCGGCGTAGCCGTCGGTGAGCACCAGCCGGGTCGAGGAGACGTTGAGCGCCAGCCGGAACAGCGTCGCGATGAGGATCAGCGACGGGAAGACGGCGAAGTCCAGCGGCCGCCGGATCTGCATGGCGACCAGCAGGATCAGCAGCGAGGCGGTGATGTTCAGGCCCAGCAGCAGGTCCAGGACCGCGGCGGGCAGCGGGACGACGAGCATCAGGACGATGGCCACCACGCCGATCGGGACGGCGGCCTTCGAGATCCCTCGCACGGGGGTCTCATCGGCAGCACGCCTCGCGCTGGACACCGCCGTCCGCCCCGGCCGTCCCGCCTACCCCAGACGCAACGTCGGCCCTCCTGCAGTAGAAGGACCCCCTTGCCCCCCGCCACTCGCGAGCTCGCGGCGGGACCCTGCAAGGGGGCCGAGGCGCGGGGGCAGGAGGGTCCTTCTTCAGCGACGGGCGCCGGCGCGGGGCAGGTCCTCGACGTCCGGCGCGGCGAAGCCGGGGCGGTGGACGCCGCCGCGCACGCCCCGCGCCGACAGCTGCATGACGAAGGCCAGCACTCGGGCCACCGCGGTGAACAGCTGGGCCGGCACCTCCTGGCCGATGTCGCAGGAGGCGTGCAGGGCGCGGGCCAGCGGGACGTCGTGGACCAAGGGCACCCGTGCCTCGGCGGCGCGCTCGCGCAGCTTGGCGGCGACCTCGTCGGCGCCCTTGGCCACGACCCGGGGCGCGCCGCGGTCGGGCTGGTAGCGCAGCGCGACGGCGACGTGGGTGGGGTTGACCAGCAGCACGTCGGCGGTGGCGACCTCGGCCATCATCCGGTTGCGCGACATCGCCATCTGGGTGGCCCGCCGCTGGGCCTTGACGTGCGGGTCGCCCTCGGAGTTCTTGTGCTCCTGCTCGATCTCGTACCGGCTCATCTTGAGCTTCTGCATGATCTGGCGGCGGACGATGACGTAGTCGGCGATCGCGATCGTCAGGCCGGTGACCGCGACGACGCGGAACATCAGCACGGCGGACTCGGTGAAGGTCGTGGTGACCGCCGAGAGCGGCAGCGCGCCGGCCGAGGAGACCAGCTCCTGCGCCCGGTCGCTGGTGACCACGACGACGGTGGCCAGCGCCGCGGTCTTGATGATCGCCTTGGCGGCCTCCCACAGTCCGTGGCCGCCGAACATCCGCTTGATCCCCGGGAACGGGTTGAGCTTCTGCAACGTCGGCTTCAGCGGCTTGCCGCTGACGGAGACCCCGCCCTGTGCGGCGGATGCGACGACGCCCACGACCATCAGCGCCACCGCCATCGGCAGCACCACGGTGACGAAGGCGGCCAGTGCCTGCCCGAGCAGCCCGGTCACGGTCTCGACCTCGGGCTCCTCGACCACCACCTCGACCGCCACGAACATCCGGCCGACCTCGTCGTAGGCGTTCCTGACCAGCATCGGCAGCAGGTAGCTGGCCGCCGCCGCGCCGGCCCAGGTGCCGAGCTCCTGAGTCCGCGGGATCTGCCCTTCCTTGCGCGCCTTCTTCAGGCGCTGGGGAGTCGGGGCCTCGGTCTTCTCCCCACCCGGCCCGTCCTTGGCCACGGCTCACCCCCTCCCGGGACCGGCGAGATCGGCGATCTCGCACGCTCGGGAGGCCGCAGCCGGGCGAGACCGCCGATCTCGCCGGGTGGGCGGCACCCGCATCACCCGCTCCGCAGGGAGACCATGGCCCGGACGGCGTGCTCGAGCAGCGCGTCCAGCGCGGGGGGCAGCAGCGGGAAGGTCAGGCCCAGCAGGGTCAGCGTGAGCATGATCTTCACCGGGAAGCCGAAGGCGAAGATGTTGAGCGCGGGCGCGGCGCGGGACAGCAGCGCGAGCGCGACGTCGGCGAGCAGCAGCACCGCGACCATCGGCCCGGCGATCTGCAGCGCCGCCAGGAACATCAGCGACAGCGCGGTGATCAGCACCGGGGCCAGCTGCTCGGTGGGCACCGACCCCCCGACCGGCATCCCCTCGTAGGAGGTGGCGAACCCCCGCACGACCAGCAGGTGCCCGCCGCTGGTGAACAGCAGCGTGGTGGCCAGCATGTGGTGCAGCCGGCCGACCGAGGAGGCGGTCGTCATCGACAGCGGGTCGTAGGCCGGCTGCAGCGAGAAGCCGCCGGTGAGGTCGATGAGGTCACCGGCGTACTGGACGGCGGCGAACAGCACGTGCACGACGAAGCCCAGCGCCGCGCCGATGACCACCTCGGTGAGGGCGCCGACGACGAGGAACCCGGTGGTCGGGGCCGGCATGTCCGCGGCGATGCGGGTCATCAGCGCGACCGACAGGGCCAGCGCCAGCGCGCCCTTCACCGGGGCGGGGATGCTCTTGGAGGTGAACGGCGGGGCCAGCAGGATGAACCCGGTGGCGCGGGCGGTGCCGAGCAGCAGGGCCGCCAGGGTGCCCGCCGGGACCTCGAGGTCCACGGCCGCTACGTCCGGTCGAGCAGCCGGGGCAGCGAGTCGAACAGGGACTGGGTGAAGCTCACCAGCTCGGCGAGCACCCAGTTGCCCGTGACCAGCAGCGCGATCGCGACCGCGATCATCTTCGGCACGAACGACAGCGTCGGTTCCTGGATCTGCGTCGCCGCCTGGAACAGCGAGATGAGGAACCCGACCAGCAGCGCGGTCAGCAGCACGGGCGCGGCGACCTTGGCCCCGACCAGCATCGTCGCCACGGCGATCTCGGTGACGTCGGCGTCACTCATGACTCGACTCCGTGCTCGTTCCGCTCCTCGGTCGACCGCACGGGTCGCCTCCGCGGTCGCTCCGCTCCTCGCTCGCTGGCGCTCGCTGCGATGCTCACGACCCGTCGGCTCCCTGGCGCCCACAGCGGTGCTCGCTCGCGCGTCGTCCTCGTGGCGCTCACCCGTAGCTCCCCACCAGCGCCGTGGTGATCAGCGCCCAGCCGTCGACCACCACGAACAGCAGCAGCTTGAACGGCAGGGAGACGATCACCGGCGGCACCATCATCATGCCCATCGACATGAGCGCGGCGCTGACCAGCATGTCCAGCACCAGGAACGGGATGAACACGACCAGCCCGATGATGAAGGCACTCTTGAGCTCCGAGAGCACGAACGCGGGCACCAGCGTCGTCATGCTCACCGCGGCGGCGTCGGCCGGGGCCTCCTCGCCGGACAGCCCGACCATCAGCGCCAGCTCGTCCTCGCGGGTGTTGTCCAGCAGGAACGCCCGCAGCGGGACGACGCCGACGTCGTAGGACTGCGACACGGTCATGGCGCCGGCGAGGTAGGGCTGCACGGCGGTGTCGTTGATCTCGGTGAGCACCGGGCCCATGACGAACAGGGTCAGGAACAGCGCGATGCCGGTGAGCACGGTGTTCGGCGGGGACATCTGCATGCCCAGCGCGTTCCGGGTCAGCGACAGCACCACGATGATCTTGGTGAAGGACGTGGCGAGCAGCAGCACCGCCGGGGCGACCGACAGCACCGTGATGGCCAGGATCAGCGTGATCGAGGTGCTCGGGCTGCCGCCGCCGATGGAGATGTCCACGCCGCCCTCGACGCCGGGAACCACCGGCGCGACCGGGGCCGTCGGGGCGACCGGCGCCTCGACGGCGGACGCCGGCCCCGCCAGCAGCGCGAGCAGGACGCCGAGCAGCGCCGCGAGCAGCAGGACCAGCCCCACGCGCCGCGCGACCGGGACGCCCCGGACCGGGGCGGGGGAGGCGGTCATCAGCGGCGAACCGTCCGGTCCCGCAGCTGCGAGACGAAGGTCGTCCAGCCGTCGCGGTCGAACACCGAACCGGCCAGCGCGCCGGGCGCCCCGGCCATCGCCGGCTGCGCGGCCCGCTGCTCGGCGACGGCCTCGGCGACCGCGTCGCCGTCCACCTCGGCCAGCAGGGTGACCTGCTCCTCGGTGGAGCCGACGACCAGCACGCGCCCGGCGATCCGGACGACGCTGACGCTGCTGGCCCGGCCCATGCGCTGCCGGGCGACGACCTCGATCAGCCCGTTGCCCTGGCCGAGGCCGCGCTTGCGCGCCACCCCTGCCGCGAACCACAGCACGCCGGCGATCAGGGCCAAGGAGAGCACCAGCCGGATGACCATCCACGTCATGCCCGGGAGCCGATCTCGGAGGCGGCGGCGTCGGTGATGATCTCGCTGATCCGCAGGCCGAAGTCCTCGTCGACGACGACCACCTCGCCGCGGGCGATCAGCGTGCCGTTGACCAGCAGGTCGGCCGGTGCGCTGGCGGCGCGGTCGAGCTCGACGACCTCGCCGGGGTGCAGGGAGAGCAGCTCGCCGACGGTCATCCGGGTGCGGCCGATCTCGACGGTGACCTCCATGGCCACGTGCCGCAGCAGGTCCAGGCTGCCGCGCTGGGTGCGCGGCTGGGGCAGGGTCACCTGCAGGGCGAGGACCGCCTCGACGGTGCCGCCGGCGGCCATCAGCGGGACGGCGACGAACATGCCCTTGTCCCGCAGACCGTCCAGCGCGGCGTCGGGCTCCTCGGTGCGCTCGGCGTCCACCCGCACCCGGCCCAGGGTGGCCGCGGCGGCCTCCAGGGCCGGGCGCAGCGCGGTGGCGACGTCCATCGGGCCCACGGGGGAGTTGGCGAGGGCGTCGACGACCTCGGCGGACACCACCAGCACGACGTCCCCGCTCACCTCCCCGGACAACCGCGCGGCCACCGCGGTGGTGGCCGTCGCCGGGACGAGGACGGCGTCGGGGTCGCTGACCGGCGCGCCGGGGACGAGCTCGGCCGTCGCCGGCACCAGCGCGGCCGCGGCGCGGGCCGCCGACGCCACGACGGCGATCACGGTCTCGGAGGCCTGGGAGTGGTCCACGGAGGAGGTCATGCGGAGTCCTTCTGGGCCGGGGGGACGGAGCTGTGGGCAGCGCGCTGGCCGGCGGCCGGCGTGGGGACGATGGCCGCGGCGAGCCGGCGGCGGTGGTTGCTGGCGATGGCGTGGGCGAAGGTCACGTCGTTGGTGGTGACCTCGAGCGGGGCGTCCTGCGGGTGGCGCAGCAGCAGCACGTCGCCGATCGCGAGGGAGAGCAGGTCCTCGGAGGACACCTCGAGCGCGCTGAACCGCACGCCGACGTCCACGGGCACCTGGGTGAGCCGCTCGGTCAGCGCCTCCAGGGCGCGCCGCCGCTTGGCCTGCGCGGACTCCGACAGCTGCGGGGAGGCGGCGTTGTTCAGCGGGGTCTGGAAGGAGGAGAACGGCAGCACCAGCGTGGCCACCCCGCTGCGGGCGCCGATGCCCATGGTGAAGGAGGCCACCATCACCGTGTCCGACCCGGCCGCGGCCTGGGCCAGCTGCGGGTTGTACTCGACCTCGCTGAGCTCGGGCTGCAGCTCGAGGATGTGCGCGAAGGAGGCGGTGAACTCCTGCAGCAGCCGGCCGATCAGGTGCCGGGTGATCGACGTCTCCATGATCGTCATCGGCCGCGCGGGCTGCTCCGCGGCGCCGGAGCCGCCGAGCATGTGGTCGACGGCGGCCATCGCGACGTCCAGCGGGTAGGCCAGCACGCCCTTGCCGGCCAGCGGCTCGATGGTGAAGGTGACGATGAAGCACGGGTCGGGCAGCGTCGCGACGTAGTCGTCGTAGGACTGCTGCTCGATGCCCAGCAGCTCCAGGCGCGCACCGGCCCGCAGCATCGAGGTGAGCACCGTCGTGGCCTGCCGGGAGAACGCCTCCTGGGCGATCTGCAGCACCCGCACGTGCTCGCGGGAGAGCTTGGTGGGGCGGCGGAAGTCGTAGGTCCGGGGCTCGCCGCGGCGGCTGCGCCCGGTGGGGGCGGGTCCGGTGTCGGGGCGGGTCACGCCTGGGTTCATCGGCGGGGGACGCGACCGCCCTGACCAGCGGCGGGGGGCGCTGCCGGTCAGGGCGGGCGGGTGTGACGGGTGGTGCCGGCGGGGCTCACCTCGGGGTGCGCCCCGGTGGTCACTGGGTGACGTACTCCGTGAGGTAGATGCCCTTCACGAACGGGACGCCGTCCTCCGTGTAGGCCTCGACGATCTTCTGCTCGAGGGCCTCCTTGAGCGCGTCCCGGGCACCCACCACGTCGGCCGGCTGGGCCTGGGAGTAGGTGGAGATGACCAGGTCGAGGGCCTTGGCGCCGTCGACCCCGCCGCCGCCGTGCCCGTCCCCGGCGGCCGCGACGGTGTAGTCCAGGGTGATGCCGATCTTGAGGTAGCCGCCGCCGGCGAGGTTCACCGCGATCGGCTCCAGCGCCGCGTACCCGGCGTGCTCGGGCTCGGCGGCGGCCTCGGCCTCCCCGCTGCCGGCGAAGAGGAAGAAGTACGCCGCGCCGGCGACCGCGAGCAGCGCCACGACGCCGATCAGCAGCAGCTTCTTCTTGCCGCCGCCGGTCGCCTCGCCGTCCGCGGGGGTCTCGTCCTTCTTCTTGTCAGCCATCGGTGCCTTCCTGGGTCAGCCCGGCGTCCAGGCCGGGGAGCAGTTCGTTGGCCTCCGCGGAGGCGGTGGACTGGACGACGACGTCGACGCGGCGGTTCACGCCGATCGCCGTCGGGTCCGACGGGGGGACCAGCGGGGCGGTGTCGGCGTAGCCGTTGGCGACCATCCGGGGCCCCGGGATGCCGGTGGCCGCCAGGTACCGGACGACGGTCGTCGCGCGGTAGGCCGACAGCTCCCAGTTCGACGGCCACACCCCGCCGGGGGTGACCGGCAGGTGGTTGGCGTGCCCCTCGACGCCCAGGGAGTTGGGCAGCCCGGCCAGCGTGGGCGCCACGGCGTCGAGGATGGCCCGGCCCTCCGGGCGCAGCACGGCCTGCTCGGCGTCGAAGAGCACCTGGTCGGCGACGATGTGCACCACCAGCCCGCGCTCGTCGATCTCGTAGCGGGCCGCGCCGGCGTACCCGGCGGCGGTCAGGGCGGCGTCGATCCGGTCCCGGATCGCGGCGAGGTCCTCGTACTGGGCCTGCGCCTCGGCGGCGACCTGCCGGGCCTCGGCGAGCGCGGCGGCCGCGGCGGCGGCGTCCACCTCCGCCTGGGCGACGGTCTCCTCCGGCGCGATGGCCGAGGCGATGTCGATGGCCCCGGGCAGCCCGTCGAGCACCGAGCCCTCCGGGGTGGGCCCGGGCTGCACGGTGATGGGCCCGCCGAGGCTCGCGGACAGGCCCTTGGCCAGGGCGGCGAACTTCGTCTGGTCCACCTGGCTCATCGCGTAGAGCACCACGAAGGTCACCAGCAGCAGGGTCACCATGTCGGCGTAGGAGACCAGCCACCGCTCGTGGTTCTCGTGCTCCTCCTCCTCGTGCTTCTTGCCGCGCCGACTCCCGCCGTGCCCGGCGCTCACCGGGCCGCTCGGCGGGTGCGGCGGGGGGCGGTCACGCCGCCTCCCGGGCCAGTTCGCTGGGCGGGATGAGGGAGTTGAGCTTGAGCCGGACGGCGCGCGGGCTGGTGCCGGCCTGGATCTCCGCGATGCCCTCGACGAGCAGCTCCATCTGGGCGGCCTTGAGCTCGCTGACCCGCAGGATCTTGGCGCCCATGGGCAGGAACCAGAAGTTCGCGGCCATGACGCCCCACAGGGTGGCGACGAACGCCGCGGCGATCATCGGGCCCAGCGCCTCGGGGTTGCTGAGGTTGGCCATCACGTTCATCAGGCCGACGATGCAGCCGACGATGCCGATGGTCGGTGCGTAGCCGCCCATCGCGGTCATGAACTTGGCGGCGACCTTGTCCTCGGTCTTGCGGGCGGCGATCTCGCTCTCCAGGACGGTGCGCAGCTCCTCGGGGTCGGTGCCGTCGATGCCCATCTGCAGGCCGCGCTTGAGGAACGGGTCCTCGATCTGCTTGACCTGCGCCTCCAGCGCCAGCAGGCCCTCCTTGCGGGCCTTCTCCGCGAGGCTGACCAGGGTCTGGATCTGCTCGGTGGCCGGCGGCACCCTGGCCGGCATCAGGGCAGCCTTGAACCAGCCGGGCATCTTCTTGAGGTCGTCCATCGTCTGGTGCGCCATCGCCGCACCGAAGGTGGCGACGAGGACGAGGATGATCGCCGGCAGGAAGAGCAGCGACATCGGGTCGGACCCCTCCATGATCATGAAGACCAGGAGGGCGACCATGGAGACGACGAACCCGATCAGGGTGGCGGGGTCCACGGGGTCAGCGCTCCTCGCGAGCCGGGAAGGGCACGACGGAGGCGCTCGCGTCCTCCTCGGCACGGGACGGCGAGCGGTACGTTCCGCGGTCCATCTCGTAGGCGGTGGCGAGGATGCTGGCGCGGTACTCGCGGATCTCCACGAGCACGTCGTCCACGCTCTCCGAGACGATGTACCGGGTGCCGTCGACGAGGAACACGACGGTGTCGGGGTGCCCCTCCACGCGCTCCACCAGGTCGGGGTTGAGCGCGAACCGCTCACCGTTCAGGCGCGTCACACGGATCACGGCGGTCCTTCCGCTCGTTCGGGGAGGGGTGGCAGCACCCGCGCACGGGGCCGCCGGTCTCCGGTTGTCATCGGCCCCGCGCGGGCGCGCCTTGAGCCGAACGGGCCGCCTCACCCCTCCGGGTGAGCGGCGGTGACCTGCACCGACACCGGGTGCCGAGACGACGAGATCGCCGATCTCGCACGCTTCCACGGGCGGGAACGTGCGAGATCGGCGATCTCGACGGGAGCGACGGCTACCGCTTGAGGTTGACCAGGTCCTGGAGCACCTCGTCGGAGCTGGTGATGACGCGGCTGTTGGCCTGGAAGCCGCGCTGGGCCACGATCAGCCCGGTGAACTCCTCGGCGAGGTCGACGTTGGACATCTCCAGCGCGCCGGCCACCAGGGAGCCGCGTCCGCCGGTACCGGCCTCGCCGATGTTCGGGACGCCGGAGTTGTTGGCGGCGCGGAAGGTGCTGCCGCCGGCCTTCTCCAGCCCACCGGGGTTGGCGAAGGAGGCCATGGCCAGCCGGCCCAGCGTCTGCCGCTCCCCGTTGGAGAAGGAGCCGGTGATCGTCCCGTCGTTGCCCAGGGCGAAGGACTCCAGCGTCCCGGCGGCGTAGCCGTCCTGCTCCGGTGCCGTCACCGTGCCCGGGCTGCCGTACTGGGTCATGGTGCTGATGTCGATCGCCACGGCCCGGCCGTCGATGGTCAGCGCCAGCTCGTCGATGCTCGTGGCCGTGAGCCTGCCGGTGGCCGCGTCGAAGGTGATGTCCTGACCCGTCGCGCCGTTCACCGGGGTCCGGGGCTGGTTGGTGGGACTGACCGGCGCAGTGGGGTCGAACGCCGGGTTCGGGATGGCGGCGACGACGTTCCAGGCCCCGTCCCCGACGGCCCCGGTCTTGGTGAAGGTGAACGTGACCGGCACCTCGTTGCCGAGGTCGTCGAAGACGGTGAGCGGGGTCTCGATCGTCGTCGCAGGAGCCGGGGGAGTGGTGGTGGCCGGGGTGGCGTCCGCCGGGAGGTTGCCGGCGACCACACCGGTCGTGGTGGCTCGCGGTGCGATCGTCTGACCGGCGGGGACGGAGAGCGCACCGATGGGGCCGTTCGTGTTCACCACCCCGGTGGCGTCGGCCGCCCAGCCCTGCAGCTTGGCCCCGCTGGGGGTGACCAGGTTGCCGGCGGCGTCGAAGTTGAAGGAGCCGGCGCGGGTGTAGAGCTGCTGGGCGCCGGTCTGCACGACGAAGAAGCCGTCGCCCTCGATCATGAAGTCCGTCGAGCGACCGGTGTTCTGGGTCGAGCCCTGGCCGAAGTTGGTGGTGATGCCGGCGACCTTGACGCCCAGCCCGACCTGGGCGGGGTTGGTGCCGCCGACCTCCGCGCGAGGGGCCGAGCCGTTGCGCACGGCCTGCGACAGGGTGTCCTCGAACACGGTCTGCGAGGCCTTGAAGCCCACCGTGTTGACGTTGGCGATGTTGTTGCCGGTCACGTCGAGCTTCGTCTGGTGGGCGCGCAGCCCGGAGATCGCGGAGTTCATGGAACGCAGCACGGGGTGCTCCTGAGGGTGGGGGGAGGGGATGGAGTGGCCCCCTCGCAGGGCCCCGCCGTGAGCGTGCGAACGGTGGGGGGCGAGGGGGTCCTTCTTCAGCTGGTGCCGGGCACGGAGATCTCGGTGAGCCGGCCGAGGGGGACGTCCACGCCGCCCACGACGGCGCTCGGCTCGTCGCCGCTGATCTTCACCGAGCCGACCGTGCCGGTGACGGTCCCGCCGGACTCGTCGGTGTAGCTGACGGTCTGCCCGACGAGGGCGCCGGCGCCCAGCGAGCGCTGCAGGGTCGCCATGGCGGAGTTCTGCGCGGCGATCTGCTCCAGCTTCTCCACCTGGGTGAACGTCGCGGTCTGCGACATGAACTCGGTGGTGCTGGTCGGGCTGTTCGGGTCCTGGTAGCGCATCTGGGCGACCAGCAGCTGCAGGAACACGTCCTTGCCCATCTGGTCGGTGCGGGTGACGGTGCTGGTGGCGGGCGGGGTGGTGGCGCCCACCACCCCGGCGACGGCATCGGGCATCGGTCGTTGCTCCTCTCGGCCCCGGACGTCTCAGACTCGGACGTCGAGGCCGGACGACGGGACGGTGGACGGGCGGGCGGGGGTCGTACGGGTCTGGTCGGCGTCGGAGCCGCGCAGCCAGGGCCGGCCGCGGCCGTCGGGCTGCCCCTGCTGGCCGGCGCGGTCGCCGGCCGCCTGCTGCTGGGCCGAGGTCCAGGACCCGCCGGTCTCGCGGTCGACCGAGGCGCCGGTGCAGGTCAGCCCGGCCCCGGCCAGGTCGCGGCGCAGGTCGGGCAGGGCCTCGGTCAGCGCGGCGCGGCCGGCCTCGGTGGCGCTGCGCAGGCTGAGGTCGACCGCACCCTGGGCCACGGTCACCTGCACCTCGACCGGCCCGAGGGTCTCCGGGGTGAGCACCACGGTCATCGTGTGCGTGCCGTCGGGGGCGCTGCGCAGGACGGCGACCTGCTGCGCGACCTGGCCGGAGACCGGCGGCGCCGGTGCGGCCGGGCTGGTCGCCGCGGCCGCCGGAGCAGGCGCCGAGGCGGCGGCGGGTGCGGCGGGTGCGGACGTCGGGGCCGTCGCCGGCGTGGCCGGGACCGGCGCCGGCGGCTCCCCCTCGGGGGCGGTCCCGGTGTCGGCACCCGCGCCCTCGCCGGGAGCCGGTGCGGCCACGGCCACGGCCGGGGTCGACGTCGGCGGGCCCGCGACCGGGGCGCCGTCCCCTGCCGCCCGGGCGGCGGTCTGCGGGCCGGCGAGCACCACGGTCAGCCCGGGCAGCGGGCCGGTGCCCGGCGCGGCGGTGGTCGCGGCGGGCGGGGCCGGCGTGGACACCCCGGCGACGGCCGGGCCGGGGACCGGGCCGGTCGGTGCGCCCGGCGGGACGGCGGGCGCACCGGCACCCGGGACGGCGGACGGGGAGGGCGCCCCGGCGGCGGCTCCCGTGGCGGGCCCGGCGACGACGACGGCGGGGTCGCCGACCGCGCCGACCGCGCCGACGGCGGCGGTCGGGGCGACCGAGCCGGTCGGCGCGACCGGGGTGACCGGAGCAGAGGTGCCGGCGGTGGCCGGGCCCGTCGTGCCGGGGACCGCACCGGGCCCGAGACCGGTGAGCAGCGCCCACAGGGCCGGCGGCATGCCCGCCGGGGAGACGCCGGGGACCGCCGGCTGGGTGGTCGCCAGCACGACCTCGGCGGCCGGCGCCGCAGGAGGGTCCTCGCCGTCGGCGGCCGGCTCCTGGTCGCGGGGTGCCCCGGATCCGCTCGTGACCGCGTCGTCCAGGGCGCCGTCCAGGGCGCTGGCGAAGCGCTCGCCGCCACCCGGGGAGTCCGGAGCCGCCGGGCCGGCGCCCGGGGTGGGTGCGGGTGCCGCCGGGGCGAGGGGAGCGGTCATCGGAGGGCCTCTGCCTTGCTCATCACGGAGCGCACGTAGTCCTGGGTCTCGGGGTAGGGCGGGATGCCGCCGTGACGGCGCACGGTGCCGGGCCCGGCGTTGTAGGCGGCCAGGCCCAGCTCGGTGGAGCCGAACTGCCCGGTCAGGTCGGCCAGGTAGCGGGCCGCGCCGTCGACGGCGGAGGCGGGGTCGAACGGGGCCACGCCCAGGCCGCGGGCGGTGGCGGGCATGAACTGCATGAGGCCCTGGGCGCCGGCGGGGGAGACCGCGGAGGCGTCGAAGCCGGACTCCTGCTGGGCGACGGCGGCCAGCAGCGCGGGGTCGACGCCGTGCCGGGCGCCGGC
This window of the Geodermatophilus sp. DSM 44513 genome carries:
- a CDS encoding flagellar motor switch protein FliM: MTRPDTGPAPTGRSRRGEPRTYDFRRPTKLSREHVRVLQIAQEAFSRQATTVLTSMLRAGARLELLGIEQQSYDDYVATLPDPCFIVTFTIEPLAGKGVLAYPLDVAMAAVDHMLGGSGAAEQPARPMTIMETSITRHLIGRLLQEFTASFAHILELQPELSEVEYNPQLAQAAAGSDTVMVASFTMGIGARSGVATLVLPFSSFQTPLNNAASPQLSESAQAKRRRALEALTERLTQVPVDVGVRFSALEVSSEDLLSLAIGDVLLLRHPQDAPLEVTTNDVTFAHAIASNHRRRLAAAIVPTPAAGQRAAHSSVPPAQKDSA
- the fliL gene encoding flagellar basal body-associated protein FliL is translated as MADKKKDETPADGEATGGGKKKLLLIGVVALLAVAGAAYFFLFAGSGEAEAAAEPEHAGYAALEPIAVNLAGGGYLKIGITLDYTVAAAGDGHGGGGVDGAKALDLVISTYSQAQPADVVGARDALKEALEQKIVEAYTEDGVPFVKGIYLTEYVTQ
- a CDS encoding flagellar motor protein MotB; translated protein: MSAGHGGSRRGKKHEEEEHENHERWLVSYADMVTLLLVTFVVLYAMSQVDQTKFAALAKGLSASLGGPITVQPGPTPEGSVLDGLPGAIDIASAIAPEETVAQAEVDAAAAAAALAEARQVAAEAQAQYEDLAAIRDRIDAALTAAGYAGAARYEIDERGLVVHIVADQVLFDAEQAVLRPEGRAILDAVAPTLAGLPNSLGVEGHANHLPVTPGGVWPSNWELSAYRATTVVRYLAATGIPGPRMVANGYADTAPLVPPSDPTAIGVNRRVDVVVQSTASAEANELLPGLDAGLTQEGTDG
- a CDS encoding motility protein A — its product is MDPATLIGFVVSMVALLVFMIMEGSDPMSLLFLPAIILVLVATFGAAMAHQTMDDLKKMPGWFKAALMPARVPPATEQIQTLVSLAEKARKEGLLALEAQVKQIEDPFLKRGLQMGIDGTDPEELRTVLESEIAARKTEDKVAAKFMTAMGGYAPTIGIVGCIVGLMNVMANLSNPEALGPMIAAAFVATLWGVMAANFWFLPMGAKILRVSELKAAQMELLVEGIAEIQAGTSPRAVRLKLNSLIPPSELAREAA
- a CDS encoding flagellar FlbD family protein; translated protein: MIRVTRLNGERFALNPDLVERVEGHPDTVVFLVDGTRYIVSESVDDVLVEIREYRASILATAYEMDRGTYRSPSRAEEDASASVVPFPAREER
- a CDS encoding flagellar hook protein FlgE, with the protein product MLRSMNSAISGLRAHQTKLDVTGNNIANVNTVGFKASQTVFEDTLSQAVRNGSAPRAEVGGTNPAQVGLGVKVAGITTNFGQGSTQNTGRSTDFMIEGDGFFVVQTGAQQLYTRAGSFNFDAAGNLVTPSGAKLQGWAADATGVVNTNGPIGALSVPAGQTIAPRATTTGVVAGNLPADATPATTTPPAPATTIETPLTVFDDLGNEVPVTFTFTKTGAVGDGAWNVVAAIPNPAFDPTAPVSPTNQPRTPVNGATGQDITFDAATGRLTATSIDELALTIDGRAVAIDISTMTQYGSPGTVTAPEQDGYAAGTLESFALGNDGTITGSFSNGERQTLGRLAMASFANPGGLEKAGGSTFRAANNSGVPNIGEAGTGGRGSLVAGALEMSNVDLAEEFTGLIVAQRGFQANSRVITSSDEVLQDLVNLKR
- a CDS encoding flagellar hook capping FlgD N-terminal domain-containing protein; the protein is MPDAVAGVVGATTPPATSTVTRTDQMGKDVFLQLLVAQMRYQDPNSPTSTTEFMSQTATFTQVEKLEQIAAQNSAMATLQRSLGAGALVGQTVSYTDESGGTVTGTVGSVKISGDEPSAVVGGVDVPLGRLTEISVPGTS
- a CDS encoding flagellar hook-length control protein FliK, with amino-acid sequence MTAPLAPAAPAPTPGAGPAAPDSPGGGERFASALDGALDDAVTSGSGAPRDQEPAADGEDPPAAPAAEVVLATTQPAVPGVSPAGMPPALWALLTGLGPGAVPGTTGPATAGTSAPVTPVAPTGSVAPTAAVGAVGAVGDPAVVVAGPATGAAAGAPSPSAVPGAGAPAVPPGAPTGPVPGPAVAGVSTPAPPAATTAAPGTGPLPGLTVVLAGPQTAARAAGDGAPVAGPPTSTPAVAVAAPAPGEGAGADTGTAPEGEPPAPVPATPATAPTSAPAAPAAASAPAPAAAATSPAAPAPPVSGQVAQQVAVLRSAPDGTHTMTVVLTPETLGPVEVQVTVAQGAVDLSLRSATEAGRAALTEALPDLRRDLAGAGLTCTGASVDRETGGSWTSAQQQAAGDRAGQQGQPDGRGRPWLRGSDADQTRTTPARPSTVPSSGLDVRV